ATATGATTGGATGCTTTTATCCCTCTTGTTTCCATCAACTACTTGTGCTACAGAGTCGTGCCATTCAGTGAAGTTTCCTTTGTTATTATAAACATCTAGCAATGGCTTTGGGATGACTGCACCTGGACCAGGGGTTTGATCTGGTGAGTGACTCCACTGCTAATAACAATTAAACAAGGGGTCAGGGCTGTTTGCAGATGGACCATCCAAGGTTATTTGTTTGGTGATCCAAAGAGAACTTTTATTGAAGCATCAGGTATGCTTCTCCTATACCTAGTAGCAGACTGTTGTACCGTGGTAGAACAACCATATGATATAGAGTAGGTGtaaccttttattggctaactacaGTAAGTAGATCAAAAAATGCGACCGTTTGGGACtgcttggaccatagcaaccaaataactgctgaaactccagactggactgtgaaataactaaaaaaatacaaataataaaaaataaagactaactgcaaattggctcagaatattactgtttgTTTAATGCTTTCAGCATATCAGGAAATTTATGTTTGTGTTAAAATTGTCTTCAAGCAGAGACCATCCACAAAATACACGCATCTGCATTGAGCCTGAAATGTGCTTTCAGTAATAAACATACAGAATGTTATTGCTATGAATAAGACTACCAAATAGTAAGTCACCTTTTGTTGCTGTCAAGCAAAAACATTCATAGTATGTTTATATTTTGCTTTgaatttttttagaaatatttctCTGCTCAATACTATTTGGTTATAAATAAAAGGCAGGAGTATCAAGTGAAACTAATGGTGTCTGTCTTTGCTGTCAGCACCATACAAATATGCACTCTGCAGTAAGTTTGTTGGAGTTTCCCACAGTGAGGGGCTTAGGGAACAATAGAAGTGTGTCTCACTGAACTATGTGCCAACAAAGGAACAGCTGGAGAAAGGCTCATACACTATACAACTTCTATAGCACTGGCCACAGTGTGGGGAAAAAAGTCTAAACAAATGCACAATAAACTTGCCCAATGGTGTGAATTAAGTACACTTTAATAGTATCTGTCAGAAGTCACTGCTGGAAAGCACTcagcatttaaagggaaagtaaagctcTAGACAAATTGTGGTGAAATGGTTTGCTTTACTGGAGGTTCCTATACTGCAGCAGCCATAGGGAACAACCCACCCCCTCCCCCTCAATTCAGTCTATGTACCTTCTAGGTAAATCTGGATAATATGCTTTTACTCCTTCCCTATGCCCACAACAAAGTTCCTGCACCTGTGTTGGTGCATATACTCTGATCCAGACATCAGATATAGTAGTCAAACACTCAGTGCAAAACCTCATTCCATATATGTActagagcagtgatctccaaccagtggctggtgagcaacatgttgctctccaaccccttggatgttgctccccatggcctaaaaccagatgtttatttttaaattcctgggttttgagcaagttttggttgcataaaaaccaagtataatgtcaaacagagccttctgtaggctgccattccacataggggctaccaaatagccaattatagctcatattggcacccccaggaacttttttcatgcttgtgttgctccccaactctttttccatttaaatgtggctcacaggtataaaacgttggggatccctgtactagagGAATGAGCACTGAGCTAGAATGTCGCCTGTAGCAGGGGATAAAAATAAGGTGACGCAATGCAGCCCAGTGCTTACTGCTGCCTCTGCAGCACCTTGAAATAACAGTATCCCTGTAAATATTTCCAACATTTTACAGTTCCTTTGATAAGGTATTAAAGTAGGTTGAATGCAGTTATCCAAAATAAAAttaacatagattgtaagctctacggggcagggacctccatacccttgtgtctttgactcttaacttattgcaactgtatcttgtatttatttgtgcttattgtaatactttgtatttatctattttaatacccctgtttatattaatgtattctactgtacagcgctgcgtacataagtagcgctttataaataaagttatacatacatacatacaaatgaacTATTCATTTACCCTCGCTGCTCAATACCTTTTTGATGTTTGGCTGTTTAGTGTAATGACCTGGCACCCTCAGCTACAGTATAATCACAGCTCTGGTTAACAGGTTGAAACAGTAAAGATTTGAGCTTAGACACACAATAAGGGGGCACTGagtatgttttgttttgtcttttccACTCATTGGCATGACTTTGGGTGGCATATAAACTACTGAGGATCTAAAGTATTGACCTACAAGTGCCCTGTCCTATGTCAGGGCGCACTGACCTTTTTGATATGTTGGACTCTTTAGAGCAATGAGCTGGCACCCACAGGTACAGCAGAGTCAGAGTTGGACTAGGCTGGCAGGACATCGGGAAATTAATTTTGATGGGTGCTGCCGCTCCAAGCCTGCTGACCCCATCAAGACCAGTGGCTGCAAGGAGAAGGGGGAAGTACAAGGTAAAGGTGTGTGGTGCATGTAGGGGGAAGTGGGCCCTTGAGGTtggagcctggtgggccctgggcaccccagtccaaccctgagtacaGTCACAGCTCAGGTTAACTCATGTGAGGAGGGGAAAgctacaaatacaaataattaactGGCAGAATAGCTTACACAATTTCAAAGCACAACTCATGTGCCCAGTCTGAAGATCTCCTCCCATGGCTGGCAATGCAGACTGGGAATTCAGTATATCCCCGGTTCCTGTCATGGGTTAATGTTGCTGGGGAAAATCTTCTAAGCAGATTCACAAGAATATCATTTGACACTTGCCCCCCTTCCCCTGCCACAAGATACAAACACCATCAGGTTTCAGATGTACTCTCCTAAGCACCTCCATTGAGTTAAGGGCTCAGTAAATATTGGAGGAGATACAGTTTCAGGCAGGTGTTCATGTGCAGGGACAGCGGCTGCACAGACATGGTTTTGGCAGCGGTGTGAGATTCAGAGTATCTTGGAGTTTCCCACACTAGTTCAATGCTTTCAGTTGCACAACAAAAGACGTGTGCCATACTATATGCCTCATTAGCAATGTGGTTTGACCTCACTGTGTGTTACACTGAAATCCAACTCTGAGCACCATCTGGACTGGGCTTTTGCTTCACATTAGCCACCAGTGATCCTTGAGAAAATATTCAAATGAAAAGGGCCAGAGAAAAATAATAGCCCTGTGCGTTCTCTGTACTGTGTTGGGCAACAAGGGCACATGCAGTACATCTTATAAGCTAAAGGGGTCATTTTCAACTAGGAAGCTAGTCGTAAATGCACACTGCTTCCTCTCTGCCTGAATTGCCAAAGGTTTCTGCACTCCCTTCTGAAGCAGAGATTTTATACCAAATTTTCCTATCTGACCCGAGGTGTAGAGCACAACTAGACCCTAGCACAAAGGGTCACACATTTGTGCACCTCTGCCCAGAGTCTACATAAATTAACCCTTAAGTCTTTTGTTAAATGTACTCTAGACTACAGCCCATTTAAATCAATTTGAAATAGTCAGATGGACCAGTCCTTGAGGGGATCTGGATCTATAATCATAGAAAGTGACATCGACAATGAAAGTAGAAACAAAATTGTCTTGATCAGTTGTGGCACCTGGCAAACAGCTCACCTATTAAGAAACATATCCCTAAAGCTTATGGCACACATGGCACTTTTCAGCTGGCTGAAGAGCACACAAAATCATCTTCAGgagctcccattgacttgaatggggaAACCACTGAACATGTCAGTACTCATCTTTTTTAGCCCAAAAACCTTCAACCTCtaaacagaggaagcagaccctgcaactgctaAAGGGACCCTGgaggtataggggggccagtgggcaTTGGCTGATAGCTGACCAGTTCATTCATGAGAATTTTATTGCTGTCAGTTCTAGATCACATGTGCCATATTTCTTATGCAGTCCTTAATTCCACAGGCCAAACAATCTAAGTGGTACTTTTTAGATATTCATGTGTGTGGCCAGAATGATGGCAACTTGTTTGCTTTGACTGAACTATAATATCACAAAACAATTAAATCATGTGCAAAGATTAAGGTGGTGTGTTTGCTATTTGCTGTGTTGTAGAACAAGGTGAAAAGATAAACCTATGCACCAGTACTGaactggggggcagagatctGTTATTGGTTGGGCACTGCACTGAGGTTCCATGTGATGGGTATATACCTtgtaaaaaacattatataattaaatgtaGCCATCCCTTGGCCAAATCAGTCTTATTGTTATAATGcacaatatatgaatatatgggaTGACTAAAGCACACTTTCTGGAAACATACACTTCTGGCATAATACACTTATGGTATAGTTTAACATGAAACCCCTACATGGAGCAATAATCATTACTTTTGAATAGGATCTCAGTGCAAATGTTTCCCACACTTCCCCCCCATCTCACAGCTTGCCTCCTGCTTCCTATATTGTTCAGAGCCCCAGATGCCACCCTTAATGTGACACACGCCTATTGTACCTGCAGGGGCTGGGATTGGCTACTGAGTGTGGGAACCTCTGCACAGCCTGATCCTCACACATTATTATGCAAAGAGAGGAGTATAAAGAGGGGCTGCCTGCTCACTCACTGCATCTCCCTGGGATCAGATATCACAGGACACTATCTCCTAGCTCTCCAGCTCCATCACATCCTCTGACCAAACAGGATGGCTCCTTACAGCGCTACCAACATACTCAGTACTGAGCACAAGTCACAAGGAATAAGAAAGGTATGTTTATTCATTCTGATTAATGTTATTCTGTATAGACTCTGGGTAAGGCTTTGGGGTTTAAACATTAATGTTTGTGGGAAATGGGAATATATGTGTCTTTATTACATATTAAACACAAGTCCCTTTAGTCCTTAAGTATATTTATCAGCACCTTAGCCTGGGCTTCCATCTGATTCCCTAAGAATCTGTTGCTAACCTGTTGCTGTATTTTCTTCCCCAGATGAGAAAACCAGTGGTTGAAAAGATGAGGAGAGATCGGATTAACAGCAGCATCGAGCAGCTCAGGATGTTACTGGAGAAAGAGTTTGAGAAACATCATCTCCCATCCAAACCAGAGAAAGCTGACATCCTAGAGGTGGCAGTGAGCTTCCTGCAGCAGCGCATGGCTACCAAATGTAAGTGTCCTTTCCTGTGTGTCACTTGCAAATGGGGAATGGATCTCCTTCTAGAAATAACCAACATACAAGATTAATAACAAACCTAATAAATTTCCTCTTTTCTTCCATAGATGCACAATCAGACAGTCCAGTCCACATGGAAGACCACTCTAGATATCTCCAGGACTCTCTGCAATTTCCAGAGTTTTCAAAGAAGTTTCTGCACAGTTTCCATGAGGATCATTCTGTGACAGTCAGTCCTCCTCTGTCACCTTTGTACCAGACACCCACCAAATGCAAAACCCCTTGGGCCAGCAAAGTTCTATGGAGGCCGTGGTAGATACTTAATGGACTCTGATTTCTTATGCAGCATCATTTGCTTTGTGCTATCTCCTGGCTTCTTCAGGGCAATTGCAATTGGACAAATTAAGCCTTTTGATGAAAAAAAGGTCATGGTTGCTATTTATAAGTAACTGGTTATAACAAATTCAACATCAAAGTGTCCTATCTTATATGTTATAGGGCTAGAGATGTCTGTTCAGTAAGATATTTCCAAGAGAAAAACAAAGGTTGCCTTCTGAGAAGGAAATGAATTGTGTTGTATCAAATATTTCCTGTATATTACAATGTAACTGTAggtatagtttatatcagtgcatGATGTGGTATTGAGGGGGTATTGCACCCCATCCCATTAGTATTTATGTACCATAATGGTATGATTCTGGATTATTGAATGattgttataattatttttatatagtatGACTTCTATAGGTGTTATGTACCTTAAAAGTCATTCAACTCCAATGCATATTTAATTTAGGGACACATTACTCCCTTTAATAATAATTCTGTTACAAGTGCAGGATTATTAGGTTAAGTATGTAATagttatataatatagtatatataataatattatatagttGTATTTGTAACATTTCGGTTACAactttatataattattaataatgtaATACAATACCATTATAGGTATAGAAGTTTACACTTTGTGTAACATAAGCAATCCTGTATCCTCTGTGAGGATTACACATTAATGCATTCAATATTTGGATGTGTGCGGTGATTTATCAAATAAATTGTTGGTAGGAATGTATTATAGCATAATGATTTCTTAATAGTTCACTGAATATCCATGCTTGCAGTATCTGTAAGAGCATGAGGTGTATGGTATGCAGTATTGCACAATGCATCTGACACTGACTGTAATTAATGACTTTCATGACAGAATATAAGTCTGGTTTCCATAATGGAAGTTTCTACCAGTACACTTCAATAAAAGCACTGTATGAATATAATCATTGTCTTGCCTTGTTTCCTTGTCTGTTTGatcaacaaatgtgtttttcatATCAAAAGAGATAGAGGAATATTTACACTATATGGAAATGTCACAGCTCACTATTTACTTGTAAAGAACTTTAGAGGCCTTTTATTAAAGGGTGAATACAGAGAAAACTGTATTATGAACTCTGTTCATCTATAGTGTATCTTCCTAGACCAGAAATTTCCCATTTACATATAAATGTTCAATTCTTATGTAGTTTAAGATATAAGTATTTGTGTTCTTGGGTCCACATACCCCTGAGGTGTCAGGGCCCACAAGCATCATAGCATATACAATATAGTTGATAATGTGCCCTCTACTATGTAATATAATCAATCAATAATATAACTCCTGTTgtaagatatatattatatttaattgtcTGTGTAATTGATTTAAAATAAGCTTTTTGTCCAGGATGGATATTTAATGAGGTTGCATTTATCCTCATTTACACACATATAACAGACTTTGACCACTCCATATGTAGAAAGCTTTCCTCGCTTTGTTGCTTTTATCTTTGATAATGAAAAGGTTAAAAACACTGGTGGTATGTGGATATGTGAACATGGGAAGCAGAACTGGAAGTCAGAGAGCCATACTAAGTCCTGAGTTTACTTTCCCACCAACAGTTCTGTAGTCTATAAACAACTTAATAGACTTGTGTGACACTGAGATCCCACAGACATGTCACATGTAGGCGAGAAAAACTCAGTCCTACCACTTTTCTATGTCCCGGCAGctgctttctctctctttctctgctcTGGGAAGGAAAGGAAACTGTATGTTCTGACACTCTCCAAATTCAACCTCAGCTGCTGAGGATGGTGACAATGCCTTCTTCTCATATGtactagatataaatatatatatagatatatattcatTTTGCATTGCAGATGTGGCATTAAAATACACAAAGTCCTGTTAGCTTGTGAGCAATATATGGGGTAGGTGGGCCTCAGGTGATCAGTACACAAACTACGATTAATCCTCCCCTCTGTGTTCCCCTAAATAAATGTGCCAAAAACGGCTTGGCTGCAGctttatttattccattaatgttacattattttaaaaataacaatttaatATTACTTTTAGCCATTTCCCAGCCAGTCTGTTCATTTAAGACCatagatccagggactggtctgattgccatcttggagtgtgtctttttttcaacctaacttactatgttaagaACAAATCACCAAGTATTAAAGCCATGGGTTCACCAATTTTAGAAAATGTCCAAACAACCTTTTCTTCCAAGCTGCAGTAATGCTAGTTTTTTTGGGTGGAAAGGGTGGGCTAATACTTGCAGTTTGTTGTCAGGTATGATGGGGACCCAGCTGACCCTCTGCATATTTAGACCTGCTTTCCTGCCAATAAAATTACAGGTGGCCACCAATGATCTTATGATCACATATAAACAGCATCACTGACAGTTCatttatttgtagattgtaagctcttttgggcagggccctcttcacctcttgtatcggttattgattgctttatatgttactctgtatgtccaatgtatgtaacccacttattgtacagcgctgcggaatatgttggcgctttataaataaatgttaatgtaatgtaatatagctGATTTTTTTAACTGCCTCCCCACGGTGGTCCTGTAGGGAAACCAGACCTGACCCTGTGGACATGTAGGGATGGGTTTTGACAGAACATGTAGATAATCTGTCCAGTCTGGACATTTTATTTGCTTGTGCACCATGTTGGCCGATGTATGGTGAATtgactgaacaaaaagtgaaaaggaGCTTAACTGCTCTACTGCCTGTTGCTGCCAGTGTCTGCCATAGGAAAAGTGTCTAAAGTGATATTTGTGGTATTTTGGCTTTCCATGTTCTACACAAGAGTACTGTACAATTACACCTTGTATAGCATAGCTCTACTATGAAGGGCAAATTAAGGGGGTAAATTGGGCAAAGTTTGTTCCTACTATAAAATGCATGTTTAGCTCAAAGCCTTTACAGAAGACTGATGTTGTAGGTAATCTTGTTACTACTTCTCTGCAGAATTTGTCCCTACTATTGTCTACCATGTTAGGCTCAGAGAAGCTCACACTAAAATGTCattcacaccttgtgtctcaaccctttctccttgtagattgtaagctcttttgggcagggccctctttacctcttgtatcggttattgattgctttatatgttactctgtatgtccaatgtatgtaacccacttactgtacagcgctgcggaatatgttggcgctttataaataaatgttgatgtaatgcagtgctgtccaacttctgttgtaccgagggccggaatttttccgacctacgtggtggagggccgataatggaagccagttttgaccactcccctttttgaaaccgcacccacttgaaaccacacccatgttatcacatgaccatacccatattaatggttgtagtacagcaaaaacctgccata
The sequence above is a segment of the Xenopus tropicalis strain Nigerian chromosome 7, UCB_Xtro_10.0, whole genome shotgun sequence genome. Coding sequences within it:
- the hes5.7 gene encoding hairy and enhancer of split 5, gene 7 codes for the protein MAPYSATNILSTEHKSQGIRKMRKPVVEKMRRDRINSSIEQLRMLLEKEFEKHHLPSKPEKADILEVAVSFLQQRMATKYAQSDSPVHMEDHSRYLQDSLQFPEFSKKFLHSFHEDHSVTVSPPLSPLYQTPTKCKTPWASKVLWRPW